GGACTACGACCCGCGCGCCGAACAGGACACCCGCCAGCTGCTGGCCAGCTGGCTGTACGGCATCAGCTCGCAGGTGAGCCTGGCCTTCCCGCATGCGCTGGCGCTGGAAATCGGCGCCAGCCGTGCCCTGTTCGGTGACTGGCCGGCGATCGAACAGCGCCTGCGCGAGGGCTTGAAGGAACTCGGCTTCCGCCATCGGCTGGTAGCGGCACCCAACCCGCACGCCGCCTGGGTACTCACCCGCGTGCATGCCCGCTTGGGCGTGGATGCGGCCGCGCTGGAACCTGCACTGGCGCAGATCCCGATCGACCGCAGCGGCCTGCCGGCCGAGGCCGTCACGGTACTGGCGCGCTCCGGCCTGCGCACGCTGGGCGCTGCCTTCGCGCTGCCCCGCGAAAGCCTGGCCCGGCGTTTCCCGGCCCAGGTGCTGGCCCACCTGGATGCGCTGCGCGGTATCGGCAGTGCGCCGCTGCAGTACTTCCGGCCGCCGGACCGGTTCGATGCGCGGATCGAGTTCGAGTATGAAATCGAATCCACCCAGGCCCTGCTGTTCCCGTTGCGTCGCCTTACCGCCGACCTGGCCGCTTTCCTGTGTTCGCGCGATGGCGGCGCGCAGCAGTTCGACCTGTGGTTCGAACACGAGCGCCACCCCGACACCCGGCTCACCGTAGGGTTGCTCGCCCCCGAACGCGATGCGGCGATGCTGTTCGAACTGGCGCGCAACCGCGTCGACCACCTGCGCCTGCCCGCCGGCAGCCGTGGGCTGCGCCTGCAGGCCGAACACCTGCCGCCGTTCGTGCCGGCCGCGCGCGACCTGTTCGACCCGCGCCCGCAGCAGGCCATGCCGTGGGAACAGCTGCGCGAACGCCTGCGCGCGCGGCTGGGCGACGATGCCGTGCAGGGCGTGGGGCTGCGCGCCGAACACCGCCCCGAACGCGCCAGCGGCACCGCCGCACAGGCCATCAAGGGCCCGCCACCCACCCTGCCGCTGCGCCCGGGCTGGCTGCTGGCCACGCCGCAGCCACTGTACGACCCGGACCTGCGCATTCTCTCCGGGCCGGAGCGGATTGAATCGGGCTGGTGGGACGAAGGCGATGTGCGCCGCGATTACTACGTGGTGGAAACCGTGCTGGGCCAGCGCGCCTGGGCCTACACCGCCGCCGGCGCGCGGCATGGGCCGTTCATGCTGCACGGCTGGTTCGCATGAGCACCGCCCTGCCTGGCTACGCCGAACTGCATTGCCTGTCGGCCTTCAGTTTCCAGCGCGGCGCCTCCATTGCCGAGGAGCTGTTCGCGCGTGCGAAGGAACAGGGCTACCAGGCCCTGGCGATCACCGACGAATGTTCGCTGGCCGGCATCGTGCGCGCCTGGCAGGCGGCGAAGAAGCACGCGCTGGCGCTGATCACCGGCGCGGAATTCCAGATCGAGGACGGGCCCAAGGTGGTGCTGCTGTGCACCGACCAGGCCGCCTATGCCGGGCTGTGCCAGCTGATCACCACCTGCCGCCGGCGTGCGCCAAAGGGCGAATACCGCTGCCTGCGCGAGGACTTCGATGCCCTGCCCGACAGCCTGCTGTGCCTGTGGCCGGCGCGTTCGCCCACTGCCGAAGATGCGGCCTGGCTGCATGCGCGCTTCGCGCACCGCGTGTGGCTGGCGGTGGAACTGCACCGCGACGCCGACGACGTGGCGCGGCTGGAAGCGCTGCTGGAATTCGGCTACGCCCACGACCTGCCGCTGCTGGCCAGCGGCGATGTGCACATGCACGTGCGGCGCCGCCGTGCGCTGCAGGACACGCTCACCGCGATCCGCCAGCACTGCACCATCGCCGATGCCGGCTGGCACCTGTTTCCCAATGGCGAACGCCACCTGCGCACCCGCCAGGCGCTGGCCGCGCTGTACCCGCCCGAGCTGCTGGAGGAAACCCTGCGCGTGGCCGAGCGTTGTCGGTTCGACCTGGCGCAGCTGCAGTACACCTACCCGCGCGAACTGGTGCCCGACGGCCACGACCCGGCCAGCTGGCTGCGCACCCTGGTCGAAGAGGGCATGCGCTGGCGCTGGCCCGGCGGCGCCAGCGAGGCGCAGCGCCGGCAGATCGAACACGAGCTGCGGCTGATTCACCTCAAGCAGTACGAGTCGTACTTCCTCACCGTGCACGACATCGTGCGCTTCGCCCGCAGCCAGCAGATCCTGTGCCAGGGCCGTGGCTCGGCGGCCAATTCGTCGGTGTGCTTCGTGCTGGGCGTGACCGAGATCGACCCCAGCCACATGGAACTGCTGTTCGAGCGCTTCATTTCCGAAGAACGCGACGAACCGCCGGACATCGACATCGATTTCGAACACGAACGGCGCGAGGAAGTGCTGCAGTATGTGTTCAACCGCTACGGCCGCGAACGTGCCGCGCTCACCGCCGTGGCGATCAGCTACCGTGGCCGCAGCGCGGTGCGCGACGTGGCCCGCGTGCTCGGCCTGCCGCCGGACCAGGTCAACGAACTGGCCGCCTGCCTGGACCGCTGGAGCAGCCACGAGCCACTGCCCGAGGCCCTGCGCGAACGCGGCTTCGACCCGGACACGCCGTTGATGCAGCGGGTGGTGGCGCTCACCGCCGAACTGGTGGACTTCCCACGCCACCTGTCCCAGCACCCGGGCGGCTTCGTGATTTCCGAGCACCCGCTGTCCACCCTGGTGCCGGTGGAGAACGCGGCCATGGCCGACCGCACCGTGATCCAGTGGGACAAGGACGACCTGGATGCCACCGGGCTGATGAAGGTCGACTGCCTGGCGCTGGGCATGCTCACCGCCGTGCGCAAATGCCTGGCCATGCTGCACGCGCATGGCGCCCCGGCGATGGGCATGGCCGACATCCCGGCCGGCGACACCGCCACCTACGACATGATC
This is a stretch of genomic DNA from Stenotrophomonas rhizophila. It encodes these proteins:
- a CDS encoding Y-family DNA polymerase, which gives rise to MQWACLLLPQLALDAALRQQPDPRAPLVLVSGPAQRRVLHAVSPAARQLGLRRGMLLSAAQVLTRDMLTVDYDPRAEQDTRQLLASWLYGISSQVSLAFPHALALEIGASRALFGDWPAIEQRLREGLKELGFRHRLVAAPNPHAAWVLTRVHARLGVDAAALEPALAQIPIDRSGLPAEAVTVLARSGLRTLGAAFALPRESLARRFPAQVLAHLDALRGIGSAPLQYFRPPDRFDARIEFEYEIESTQALLFPLRRLTADLAAFLCSRDGGAQQFDLWFEHERHPDTRLTVGLLAPERDAAMLFELARNRVDHLRLPAGSRGLRLQAEHLPPFVPAARDLFDPRPQQAMPWEQLRERLRARLGDDAVQGVGLRAEHRPERASGTAAQAIKGPPPTLPLRPGWLLATPQPLYDPDLRILSGPERIESGWWDEGDVRRDYYVVETVLGQRAWAYTAAGARHGPFMLHGWFA
- a CDS encoding error-prone DNA polymerase — its product is MSTALPGYAELHCLSAFSFQRGASIAEELFARAKEQGYQALAITDECSLAGIVRAWQAAKKHALALITGAEFQIEDGPKVVLLCTDQAAYAGLCQLITTCRRRAPKGEYRCLREDFDALPDSLLCLWPARSPTAEDAAWLHARFAHRVWLAVELHRDADDVARLEALLEFGYAHDLPLLASGDVHMHVRRRRALQDTLTAIRQHCTIADAGWHLFPNGERHLRTRQALAALYPPELLEETLRVAERCRFDLAQLQYTYPRELVPDGHDPASWLRTLVEEGMRWRWPGGASEAQRRQIEHELRLIHLKQYESYFLTVHDIVRFARSQQILCQGRGSAANSSVCFVLGVTEIDPSHMELLFERFISEERDEPPDIDIDFEHERREEVLQYVFNRYGRERAALTAVAISYRGRSAVRDVARVLGLPPDQVNELAACLDRWSSHEPLPEALRERGFDPDTPLMQRVVALTAELVDFPRHLSQHPGGFVISEHPLSTLVPVENAAMADRTVIQWDKDDLDATGLMKVDCLALGMLTAVRKCLAMLHAHGAPAMGMADIPAGDTATYDMICRADTLGVFQIESRAQMAMLPRMQPRCFYDLVIEVAIVRPGPIQGDMVHPYLNRRKRLKEEGIEEVDYPPALEKVFKRTLGVPLFQEQVMQLAVAAAGFTPGEADALRRSMAAWKRHGGLEPHRDKLLAGMAKNNYSRDYGERLFEQIKGFGSYGFPESHAASFALITYVSCWLKCHHPAAFAASLVNSQPLGFYTPDQILQDARRHGVPVLPVDVRHSDWNCTLVPATQADALPGIRLGLRMIDGFSEAVAEEVMQARTRHAFDSVADLSQRARLDRRHQGLLADAGALKGLSGHRHRARWDVSGVEKPLPLFENVRATADAAVALPAPSAFEDMQADYNSTGTTLGQHMVSFLRDELRARRCQRSDELAQLPHGRSVRFAGLVRMRQRPQTASGVTFLTLEDESGMVNAVVWRRTADRQHRVLVEAQLMQIDGRLERVDGVQHLIVQRMHNLDALIEGVRTHSRDFH